One segment of Novipirellula artificiosorum DNA contains the following:
- a CDS encoding sulfatase family protein, with amino-acid sequence MFRTIIDARADRVATFRLLSVAVAAVLIGTGPGLAKSDDRPNDDRPNIVLILVDDMGYGDPGCFNPESKIPTPNIDSLATSGMRFTDAHAPGPLCHMSRYGLMTGMYPFRINVNRWPTQPLIEPGQMTVASLLDSQGYETAMVGKWHVGFKENGYDHPLPGGPVDVGFDSFFGIRASTDIPPYFYIRDNHAVAPPSETIAANRSPGWSPIQGAFWREGGIAPGLELEDVLPRFTEEAITVIDKHRQSQIGPNADPLMLYLAFPAPHTPWLPSPAFQNKSGAGMYGDFLVMVDAMIGRVLDKLEEAGMSDNTMVIFTSDNGPVWYDEDVKRLGHDSSGGLRGMKADAWECGHRMPMIVRWPGKVKPGSVSNQLVSFVDFLATFADVTGQQLEEGDGPDSMSFLPALLGKASVETKMRDTLVLKSGSGLMMVRQGDWKLIDGLGSGGFSKPSKVKAGEGDPTGQLYDLKNDLGETTNLFRDKPEVIDRLKRELDRVVSSHP; translated from the coding sequence ATGTTTCGAACGATAATTGACGCGAGAGCTGACCGAGTGGCGACCTTTCGCTTGTTGTCCGTCGCGGTGGCTGCCGTGCTGATCGGCACAGGGCCGGGCCTTGCCAAGTCCGACGATCGCCCGAATGACGATCGCCCTAACATCGTCTTGATTCTTGTTGATGATATGGGCTATGGCGATCCCGGTTGTTTCAACCCCGAATCAAAAATTCCCACACCGAACATCGATTCTTTAGCCACTTCGGGGATGCGTTTCACGGACGCGCATGCTCCCGGGCCGCTTTGCCATATGTCGCGTTACGGATTGATGACTGGCATGTACCCGTTCCGTATCAACGTGAACCGCTGGCCAACGCAACCGCTGATTGAACCGGGGCAAATGACGGTTGCATCCCTGCTTGATTCGCAGGGTTATGAAACCGCGATGGTTGGGAAATGGCATGTGGGTTTCAAGGAAAACGGCTACGACCATCCGTTGCCGGGTGGCCCCGTCGATGTCGGTTTCGACTCGTTCTTTGGTATTCGCGCATCGACCGATATTCCTCCTTATTTCTATATTCGAGACAACCATGCGGTGGCGCCGCCGAGTGAGACGATTGCTGCAAACCGTAGCCCCGGTTGGTCGCCGATCCAGGGAGCGTTTTGGCGAGAAGGTGGCATCGCTCCTGGTTTGGAATTGGAAGATGTCTTGCCGCGTTTTACCGAAGAAGCGATCACGGTTATCGACAAACACCGTCAATCGCAGATCGGTCCAAACGCAGATCCTCTGATGCTTTATCTCGCTTTTCCAGCACCTCATACGCCCTGGTTGCCGTCGCCAGCGTTTCAGAACAAGAGTGGCGCAGGCATGTATGGCGATTTTCTTGTCATGGTCGATGCGATGATCGGGCGCGTGTTGGATAAGCTTGAGGAAGCCGGGATGAGTGACAACACGATGGTGATCTTTACCAGCGACAACGGCCCGGTGTGGTACGACGAAGATGTCAAGCGGCTTGGGCATGACAGCAGCGGTGGGTTGCGCGGCATGAAAGCGGATGCATGGGAATGTGGCCATCGAATGCCGATGATCGTTCGCTGGCCCGGCAAGGTGAAGCCAGGTAGCGTGTCGAATCAACTTGTTAGCTTCGTTGATTTTCTTGCGACGTTTGCCGACGTGACGGGGCAACAGCTTGAGGAAGGTGACGGTCCCGACAGCATGAGCTTCTTGCCGGCGCTATTGGGGAAGGCTTCGGTCGAGACGAAGATGCGTGACACCTTGGTGTTAAAGAGCGGCAGTGGTTTGATGATGGTTCGACAAGGCGACTGGAAGTTGATCGATGGACTCGGCTCGGGAGGATTTTCGAAACCGAGCAAGGTGAAGGCAGGCGAGGGTGATCCCACTGGCCAGCTGTACGATCTAAAGAACGATCTTGGCGAAACCACCAATTTGTTCCGCGATAAGCCAGAAGTGATTGATCGGCTCAAGCGAGAACTGGATCGCGTGGTGTCGTCGCATCCTTGA